The following coding sequences are from one Gossypium hirsutum isolate 1008001.06 chromosome A12, Gossypium_hirsutum_v2.1, whole genome shotgun sequence window:
- the LOC107931494 gene encoding protein NETWORKED 1D isoform X2, translating to MATVMHSDSKGMYSWWWNSHISPKNSKWLQENLTDMDTKVKQMIKLIEEDADSFARRAEMYYKKRPELMKLVEEFYRAYRAMAERYDHATGVLRQAHRTMAEAFPNQVPLVFGDESPGGSATEVGPCSPEMPPHLRALSEPDELQKDAVGLSSYAIKRNGEFSEESESAMSRKGHKQFNDMFGSDEATNHVKFAEGRARKSLNFHDPEEKDQSLQNNGVPDLSVQVPSESERVSKAEMEILNLKDALAKLEAEKEAGLLEYQQSLERLSNLEQEVSCAQGDSLGLNERASQAEAEVLTLKDALTKLEAEREANLFRYQQCLEKINNLENSISHAQKNAGELNERASKAEIEAQALKQDLTKVEAEKKDALAQYKQCLETISDLEQTLLNAEESARRMTERAEKAETELETLKLVVVELTKDKEAAALQYQQCLETISSLANKLDRAQEEAQRLNREKDEGAAKLKGAEERCSMLERTNQNLHTEFESLVQKMGDQSQEITEKQKEMGRLWTSIQEERLRFMEAETAFHTLQRLHSQSQEELRSLATELQNRAQNLQDSETRNQGLEAELQRVKDENKGLNELNLSSAMSIENLQEEILRLRETIAKLEAEVELRLDQRNALQQEIYCLKEELNDFNKRHQDMTGQLKSVGLTPENFASSVKELQDENRKLKDVCERDKDEKLALLEKLKIMEKIIEKNTLLENSLSDLNLELEGVRGRVKTLEESCNSLLGEKSTLAAENNMLISQLQVATENLEKLLKKNNVLENSLFDANSKLEGLRVKLSNLENSCLLLGDEKSGLITQTEGLFAQLDVSQKRFEDLEKRYRGLEEKYVSLEKERELTFCEVEELQKSLEAEKQEHASFARSQVTALEAQIHFLQVESLCRKKEYEEELDKSVTAQVEIFILQKCAQDLEEKNLSLSLECRKLSEASMLSEKLISELELGNSEKQMDIKSLFDQITILRTGLYEMLRTLEVDAVHGHDDTIEQDQSVLSCVFGRLREKQHSILKSLDENQQFFIENSVLIAILGQLKLEAEDLAKEKNSLHQELKVWSEKFSELQRRAGKLVDMNEELKSKVIKGGQREEVLQTEIGSVRRQLLVLQREHQSSLEDNRKVVDERKSLMKEVLDLGKEKHNLEDENDAVFAEAISQSNITLILKDIIVDNFEEIKHLTDNLDKLKCANDDLHGKLRIMERKFEDMQMENSHLKDSMRNLENELVSVRSVGDRLNDEVSKGKDLLGQKEIVLLEAERMLSSSQEERAQLHEVIEELKTKYEEVKLIGEDQKKQILKLSGEYDHRSKETESIRQGNQKLEVELSRLKEELEETKNREDSLSVELQKGRSEVERWECQAAALMGELQMSAVRAALLEETTHEFSKECEALESRSISKAMEVEELEKRARILERENGELKAQLAAYVPAVVSLMDSVTSLGSRTRLSPEFPTDHNDEDADLTTELHDENCQQTGKDQIASVPDGFPDLQGIHRRIKSIEKAVLEMQKLASTENLNLNSKLETAMRQIEELRFRSNSRRERVRAKRHVNARQDGGKLGHGLGSNVKIQRQTPEISEEDNEMMTKDIMLDQTSECSSYGLSRRETADLDNQMLELWETTDQDVNIALKVGRAQKMVTAPTGNQRIGAAKAHKGKSLSTESLVKELGVDRESSKRFTEPYQEGSKRKIIERLDSDAQKLANLQITVQDLKRKVDITEAGKMVIGIEYGTVKQQLEEAEEAIMQLFDVNRKLMTHVEDRSRSLDGKPALESDESGSFRRRRVSEQVRRGSEKIVRLQLEVQKIQFMLLKLDEKESKGRTRIMERKTRVVLRDYLYGGIRKNHKRKKATFCACAKPPTKGD from the exons ATGGCAACTGTGATGCATTCAGATTCTAAAGGCATGTACTCATGGTGGTGGAACAGTCACATAAGCCCCAAAAATTCAAAATGGCTCCAGGAGAATCTCACAG ATATGGATACTAAAGTCAAGCAAATGATCAAGCTCATTGAAGAAGATGCTGATTCCTTTGCTAGGCGAGCAGAGATGTATTACAAGAAACGTCCAGAGTTAATGAAATTGGTAGAAGAGTTTTATCGAGCATACCGTGCAATGGCTGAAAGATATGATCATGCAACTGGGGTGCTCCGTCAGGCTCATCGGACCATGGCAGAAGCATTTCCAAACCAGGTTCCCCTGGTTTTTGGCGATGAATCACCGGGAGGTTCAGCTACAGAGGTTGGTCCCTGTTCACCTGAGATGCCACCACATTTACGTGCATTATCGGAGCCCGATGAGCTGCAGAAGGATGCTGTGGGACTCTCTTCATATGCTATCAAGAGGAATGGAGAATTTTCAGAAGAATCTGAATCTGCAATGAGCAGGAAGGGTCATAAACAGTTCAATGATATGTTCGGTTCTGATGAAGCTACAAACCATGTCAAGTTCGCTGAAGGAAGAGCAAGAAAAAGCCTCAACTTTCACGATCCAGAGGAGAAAGACCAAAGTCTGCAGAACAATGGGGTGCCTGATCTCAGTGTTCAAGTCCCATCTGAGTCCGAACGAGTGAGTAAAGCTGAGATGGAAATTTTAAACTTGAAGGATGCTCTTGCCAAATTAGAAGCTGAAAAAGAAGCTGGCCTACTTGAGTACCAGCAGAGTTTGGAGAGATTGTCTAATCTAGAGCAAGAAGTCTCTTGTGCACAAGGAGATTCCCTGGGGCTTAATGAACGAGCAAGTCAAGCTGAAGCTGAAGTTCTGACTTTGAAGGATGCCCTCACCAAATTAGAGGCTGAAAGGGAAGCTAATCTTTTTCGATACCAGCAGTGCTTGGAGAAGATAAATAATCTTGAGAATAGTATATCTCATGCACAAAAGAATGCTGGAGAACTGAATGAGCGAGCTAGTAAAGCTGAAATTGAAGCCCAAGCTTTGAAGCAGGACCTCACCAAAGTAGAAGCTGAAAAGAAGGATGCTCTTGCTCAATACAAGCAGTGTTTAGAGACAATAAGCGACCTGGAACAAACATTATTGAATGCTGAAGAGAGTGCCAGAAGGATGACTGAACGAGCAGAGAAAGCAGAAACTGAACTTGAAACTCTAAAACTAGTAGTTGTTGAGCTGACCAAAGATAAGGAAGCAGCTGCTCTTCAGTACCAGCAGTGCTTAGAGACAATTTCTAGCCTGGCAAACAAACTTGATCGTGCCCAGGAGGAGGCACAAAGGCTTAACCGTGAGAAAGATGAAGGGGCTGCAAAGTTAAAAGGTGCTGAAGAAAGATGTAGTATGTTGGAGAGAACTAATCAGAATCTGCATACTGAATTTGAGTCTTTGGTGCAGAAGATGGGGGATCAAAGTCAAGAAATAACAGAGAAGCAGAAGGAAATGGGGAGACTTTGGACCTCCATACAAGAAGAACGTTTGAGATTCATGGAGGCTGAAACAGCATTTCACACTTTGCAGCGTTTGCACTCTCAATCTCAGGAAGAACTCAGATCTCTAGCCACTGAGCTTCAGAATAGGGCTCAAAATTTACAGGACAGTGAAACTCGCAATCAGGGTTTAGAGGCTGAACTACAGAGGGTCAAGGATGAAAACAAAGGCCTGAATGAACTAAATTTAAGTTCAGCAATGTCCATTGAGAATTTGCAAGAGGAGATCTTAAGATTAAGGGAGACTATAGCCAAACTTGAAGCAGAAGTTGAGCTTAGACTGGACCAAAGAAATGCTCTTCAGCAAGAAATTTACTGTTTGAAAGAGGAGCTCAATGACTTTAACAAGAGACACCAGGATATGACAGGGCAGCTGAAATCAGTTGGCTTAACTCCAGAAAACTTTGCATCATCTGTGAAGGAATTGCAAGATGAGAACAGAAAGCTAAAAGATGTCTGTGAAAGAGACAAAGATGAAAAGCTGGCCCTACTCGAGAAGTTGAAAATCATGGAGAAAATTATTGAGAAAAATACCCTATTAGAGAATTCACTCTCAGATTTGAATCTTGAGCTAGAAGGTGTTCGGGGGAGAGTAAAGACATTGGAAGAATCCTGTAACTCTCTTTTAGGAGAGAAATCCACCCTTGCTGCAGAGAACAATATGCTTATTTCTCAGTTACAGGTTGCAACTGAGAATCTGGAGAAACTTTTAAAGAAGAATAACGTTCTGGAGAATTCCCTTTTTGATGCAAATTCCAAACTTGAAGGATTGAGGGTAAAATTAAGTAACTTAGAAAATTCATGTTTGTTGCTTGGTGATGAGAAGTCTGGCCTGATAACACAGACAGAAGGTTTGTTTGCTCAGTTGGATGTCAGTCAGAAAAGATTTGAAGATTTAGAAAAAAGATATCGCGGATTAGAAGAAAAGTATGTGAGTCTGGAGAAAGAGCGAGAATTAACATTTTGTGAAGTAGAAGAGCTACAAAAGTCACTAGAAGCTGAAAAGCAAGAACATGCTAGCTTTGCACGGTCCCAAGTGACTGCTTTGGAAGCTCAAATCCATTTTCTACAAGTGGAAAGTCTATGCAGGAAGAAAGAATATGAAGAGGAACTGGACAAGTCCGTGACTGCTCAGGTAGAAATTTTCATCTTGCAGAAATGCGCACAGGATCTGGAAGAAAAGAATTTGTCCTTGTCACTTGAGTGCAGGAAACTCTCGGAAGCCTCCATGTTATCAGAAAAACTTATCTCTGAATTGGAGCTTGGAAATTCCGAAAAGCAGATGGACATAAAATCTTTATTTGATCAAATTACCATATTGAGGACAGGGCTTTATGAGATGTTGAGGACTCTTGAGGTTGATGCTGTACATGGTCATGATGATACGATCGAACAAGACCAATCAGTTCTTAGCTGCGTATTTGGAAGACTTCGAGAGAAGCAGCATTCAATTCTAAAGTCTCTGGACGAAAATCAACAATTTTTTATTGAGAATTCAGTTCTTATTGCAATTCTTGGGCAACTGAAACTAGAGGCAGAAGATCTTGCTAAAGAGAAGAATTCACTGCACCAGGAGTTGAAGGTTTGGTCTGAGAAATTTTCAGAGCTTCAGAGAAGAGCTGGAAAACTTGTGGATATGAATGAAGAACTGAAATCAAAAGTGATAAAGGGAGGCCAAAGAGAAGAAGTTTTGCAGACTGAAATAGGAAGTGTTCGTAGACAACTGTTAGTTTTGCAAAGGGAACATCAGAGCTCATTGGAGGACAACCGTAAGGTGGTAGATGAGAGAAAGTCTTTGATGAAGGAAGTTTTAGACTTGGGCAAGGAGAAACATAATCTAGAAGATGAAAACGATGCTGTCTTTGCAGAAGCAATATCTCAAAGTAACATCACTCTTATTTTAAAGGATATTATTGTTGATAATTTTGAGGAAATAAAGCATCTCACTGACAATTTAGATAAACTCAAATGTGCCAATGATGATCTTCATGGAAAACTGAGGATAATGGAGAGGAAGTTTGAAGATATGCAAATGGAAAACTCACATCTCAAAGATTCAATGAGAAACTTGGAGAATGAACTGGTTTCAGTTAGATCTGTTGGTGATCGGTTAAATGATGAAGTTTCAAAGGGAAAGGATTTGTTGGGCCAGAAAGAGATTGTGCTTTTGGAAGCTGAACGAATGCTCAGTTCAAGTCAAGAGGAGAGAGCCCAATTGCATGAAGTTATAGAGGAGCTGAAGACTAAATATGAGGAGGTCAAGTTGATAGGTGAAGATCAAAAGAAGCAAATTCTGAAACTATCTGGAGAGTATGATCATCGAAGTAAGGAAACTGAAAGCATTCGTCAGGGTAATCAGAAACTCGAGGTTGAATTGTCCAGATTGAAAGAGGAACTTGAAGAAACGAAAAACAGGGAGGATAGTTTGAGTGTTGAGCTACAAAAGGGAAGAAGTGAGGTTGAACGATGGGAATGTCAGGCTGCTGCACTGATGGGTGAGTTACAGATGTCTGCAGTCCGTGCAGCATTGCTTGAAGagacaactcatgagttcagcaAGGAATGCGAAGCCCTTGAAAGTAGAAGTATTTCCAAAGCTATGGAGGTAGAAGAGCTGGAAAAAAGGGCTAGAATCTTGGAACGTGAGAATGGAGAACTTAAAGCTCAGTTAGCAGCATATGTTCCAGCTGTTGTTTCTCTCATGGACAGTGTGACATCGTTGGGGAGTCGAACTCGCTTGTCTCCAGAATTTCCCACAGATCATAATGACGAA GATGCCGATCTGACAACTGAATTGCATGACGAAAACTGTCAACAAACAGGTAAAGATCAAATTGCATCGGTTCCAGATGGTTTTCCTGACTTGCAAGGTATCCATAGGAGAATTAAATCTATTGAAAAAGCAGTGCTGGAAATGCAAAAGCTTGCGTCGACGGAAAACTTAAATCTCAATTCCAAACTTGAGACTGCTATGAGACAGATTGAAGAATTAAGATTTAGAAGCAACTCACGTCGAGAACGAGTTAGAGCAAAGAGGCACGTAAATGCTAGACAAGACGGGGGGAAACTTGGCCATGGACTCGGTAGCAATGTCAAAATTCAGAGACAAACACCTGAAATTTCTGAAGAGGACAATGAGATGATGACAAAAGACATTATGCTTGATCAGACATCTGAGTGTTCATCCTATGGGTTAAGCAGGAGAGAAACTGCAGATCTTGATAATCAGATGCTTGAGTTGTGGGAAACCACTGACCAAGATGTTAACATCGCCTTGAAAGTTGGCAGGGCTCAGAAGATGGTCACTGCTCCAACTGGCAACCAACGAATTGGTGCTGCAAAGGCACACAAGGGCAAAAGTCTTTCTACAGAATCTCTTGTGAAGGAGTTAGGTGTTGATAGAGAGAGCTCTAAGAGATTTACAGAGCCTTACCAAGAAGGAAGCAAGAGGAAGATTATAGAAAGACTTGATTCTGATGCACAAAAGTTGGCTAACCTTCAAATAACTGTGCAGGATCTGAAGAGGAAAGTGGATATAACCGAGGCAGGAAAAATGGTGATAGGAATAGAATATGGTACGGTAAAACAGCAGCTAGAAGAAGCTGAGGAAGCCATCATGCAGCTATTTGATGTCAATCGCAAACTGATGACACACGTTGAAGATCGTTCTCGGTCTCTAGATGGGAAACCTGCATTAGAATCTGATGAGAGTGGTTCCTTTAGGAGGCGGAGAGTATCAGAACAAGTTCGAAGAGGGTCTGAAAAAATAGTGCGGTTGCAATTGGAGGTGCAGAAAATACAGTTCATGTTACTGAAACTTGACGAAAAAGAAAGCAAAGGACGAACCAGGATCATGGAGCGCAAAACAAGAGTTGTATTGCGGGACTATCTTTATGGCGGGATAAGAAAGAACCACAAGAGGAAGAAAGCAACCTTTTGTGCATGTGCTAAACCCCCAACGAAAGGAGATTGA
- the LOC107931494 gene encoding protein NETWORKED 1D isoform X1: MATVMHSDSKGMYSWWWNSHISPKNSKWLQENLTDMDTKVKQMIKLIEEDADSFARRAEMYYKKRPELMKLVEEFYRAYRAMAERYDHATGVLRQAHRTMAEAFPNQVPLVFGDESPGGSATEVGPCSPEMPPHLRALSEPDELQKDAVGLSSYAIKRNGEFSEESESAMSRKGHKQFNDMFGSDEATNHVKFAEGRARKSLNFHDPEEKDQSLQNNGVPDLSVQVPSESERVSKAEMEILNLKDALAKLEAEKEAGLLEYQQSLERLSNLEQEVSCAQGDSLGLNERASQAEAEVLTLKDALTKLEAEREANLFRYQQCLEKINNLENSISHAQKNAGELNERASKAEIEAQALKQDLTKVEAEKKDALAQYKQCLETISDLEQTLLNAEESARRMTERAEKAETELETLKLVVVELTKDKEAAALQYQQCLETISSLANKLDRAQEEAQRLNREKDEGAAKLKGAEERCSMLERTNQNLHTEFESLVQKMGDQSQEITEKQKEMGRLWTSIQEERLRFMEAETAFHTLQRLHSQSQEELRSLATELQNRAQNLQDSETRNQGLEAELQRVKDENKGLNELNLSSAMSIENLQEEILRLRETIAKLEAEVELRLDQRNALQQEIYCLKEELNDFNKRHQDMTGQLKSVGLTPENFASSVKELQDENRKLKDVCERDKDEKLALLEKLKIMEKIIEKNTLLENSLSDLNLELEGVRGRVKTLEESCNSLLGEKSTLAAENNMLISQLQVATENLEKLLKKNNVLENSLFDANSKLEGLRVKLSNLENSCLLLGDEKSGLITQTEGLFAQLDVSQKRFEDLEKRYRGLEEKYVSLEKERELTFCEVEELQKSLEAEKQEHASFARSQVTALEAQIHFLQVESLCRKKEYEEELDKSVTAQVEIFILQKCAQDLEEKNLSLSLECRKLSEASMLSEKLISELELGNSEKQMDIKSLFDQITILRTGLYEMLRTLEVDAVHGHDDTIEQDQSVLSCVFGRLREKQHSILKSLDENQQFFIENSVLIAILGQLKLEAEDLAKEKNSLHQELKVWSEKFSELQRRAGKLVDMNEELKSKVIKGGQREEVLQTEIGSVRRQLLVLQREHQSSLEDNRKVVDERKSLMKEVLDLGKEKHNLEDENDAVFAEAISQSNITLILKDIIVDNFEEIKHLTDNLDKLKCANDDLHGKLRIMERKFEDMQMENSHLKDSMRNLENELVSVRSVGDRLNDEVSKGKDLLGQKEIVLLEAERMLSSSQEERAQLHEVIEELKTKYEEVKLIGEDQKKQILKLSGEYDHRSKETESIRQGNQKLEVELSRLKEELEETKNREDSLSVELQKGRSEVERWECQAAALMGELQMSAVRAALLEETTHEFSKECEALESRSISKAMEVEELEKRARILERENGELKAQLAAYVPAVVSLMDSVTSLGSRTRLSPEFPTDHNDEVMDADLTTELHDENCQQTGKDQIASVPDGFPDLQGIHRRIKSIEKAVLEMQKLASTENLNLNSKLETAMRQIEELRFRSNSRRERVRAKRHVNARQDGGKLGHGLGSNVKIQRQTPEISEEDNEMMTKDIMLDQTSECSSYGLSRRETADLDNQMLELWETTDQDVNIALKVGRAQKMVTAPTGNQRIGAAKAHKGKSLSTESLVKELGVDRESSKRFTEPYQEGSKRKIIERLDSDAQKLANLQITVQDLKRKVDITEAGKMVIGIEYGTVKQQLEEAEEAIMQLFDVNRKLMTHVEDRSRSLDGKPALESDESGSFRRRRVSEQVRRGSEKIVRLQLEVQKIQFMLLKLDEKESKGRTRIMERKTRVVLRDYLYGGIRKNHKRKKATFCACAKPPTKGD, from the exons ATGGCAACTGTGATGCATTCAGATTCTAAAGGCATGTACTCATGGTGGTGGAACAGTCACATAAGCCCCAAAAATTCAAAATGGCTCCAGGAGAATCTCACAG ATATGGATACTAAAGTCAAGCAAATGATCAAGCTCATTGAAGAAGATGCTGATTCCTTTGCTAGGCGAGCAGAGATGTATTACAAGAAACGTCCAGAGTTAATGAAATTGGTAGAAGAGTTTTATCGAGCATACCGTGCAATGGCTGAAAGATATGATCATGCAACTGGGGTGCTCCGTCAGGCTCATCGGACCATGGCAGAAGCATTTCCAAACCAGGTTCCCCTGGTTTTTGGCGATGAATCACCGGGAGGTTCAGCTACAGAGGTTGGTCCCTGTTCACCTGAGATGCCACCACATTTACGTGCATTATCGGAGCCCGATGAGCTGCAGAAGGATGCTGTGGGACTCTCTTCATATGCTATCAAGAGGAATGGAGAATTTTCAGAAGAATCTGAATCTGCAATGAGCAGGAAGGGTCATAAACAGTTCAATGATATGTTCGGTTCTGATGAAGCTACAAACCATGTCAAGTTCGCTGAAGGAAGAGCAAGAAAAAGCCTCAACTTTCACGATCCAGAGGAGAAAGACCAAAGTCTGCAGAACAATGGGGTGCCTGATCTCAGTGTTCAAGTCCCATCTGAGTCCGAACGAGTGAGTAAAGCTGAGATGGAAATTTTAAACTTGAAGGATGCTCTTGCCAAATTAGAAGCTGAAAAAGAAGCTGGCCTACTTGAGTACCAGCAGAGTTTGGAGAGATTGTCTAATCTAGAGCAAGAAGTCTCTTGTGCACAAGGAGATTCCCTGGGGCTTAATGAACGAGCAAGTCAAGCTGAAGCTGAAGTTCTGACTTTGAAGGATGCCCTCACCAAATTAGAGGCTGAAAGGGAAGCTAATCTTTTTCGATACCAGCAGTGCTTGGAGAAGATAAATAATCTTGAGAATAGTATATCTCATGCACAAAAGAATGCTGGAGAACTGAATGAGCGAGCTAGTAAAGCTGAAATTGAAGCCCAAGCTTTGAAGCAGGACCTCACCAAAGTAGAAGCTGAAAAGAAGGATGCTCTTGCTCAATACAAGCAGTGTTTAGAGACAATAAGCGACCTGGAACAAACATTATTGAATGCTGAAGAGAGTGCCAGAAGGATGACTGAACGAGCAGAGAAAGCAGAAACTGAACTTGAAACTCTAAAACTAGTAGTTGTTGAGCTGACCAAAGATAAGGAAGCAGCTGCTCTTCAGTACCAGCAGTGCTTAGAGACAATTTCTAGCCTGGCAAACAAACTTGATCGTGCCCAGGAGGAGGCACAAAGGCTTAACCGTGAGAAAGATGAAGGGGCTGCAAAGTTAAAAGGTGCTGAAGAAAGATGTAGTATGTTGGAGAGAACTAATCAGAATCTGCATACTGAATTTGAGTCTTTGGTGCAGAAGATGGGGGATCAAAGTCAAGAAATAACAGAGAAGCAGAAGGAAATGGGGAGACTTTGGACCTCCATACAAGAAGAACGTTTGAGATTCATGGAGGCTGAAACAGCATTTCACACTTTGCAGCGTTTGCACTCTCAATCTCAGGAAGAACTCAGATCTCTAGCCACTGAGCTTCAGAATAGGGCTCAAAATTTACAGGACAGTGAAACTCGCAATCAGGGTTTAGAGGCTGAACTACAGAGGGTCAAGGATGAAAACAAAGGCCTGAATGAACTAAATTTAAGTTCAGCAATGTCCATTGAGAATTTGCAAGAGGAGATCTTAAGATTAAGGGAGACTATAGCCAAACTTGAAGCAGAAGTTGAGCTTAGACTGGACCAAAGAAATGCTCTTCAGCAAGAAATTTACTGTTTGAAAGAGGAGCTCAATGACTTTAACAAGAGACACCAGGATATGACAGGGCAGCTGAAATCAGTTGGCTTAACTCCAGAAAACTTTGCATCATCTGTGAAGGAATTGCAAGATGAGAACAGAAAGCTAAAAGATGTCTGTGAAAGAGACAAAGATGAAAAGCTGGCCCTACTCGAGAAGTTGAAAATCATGGAGAAAATTATTGAGAAAAATACCCTATTAGAGAATTCACTCTCAGATTTGAATCTTGAGCTAGAAGGTGTTCGGGGGAGAGTAAAGACATTGGAAGAATCCTGTAACTCTCTTTTAGGAGAGAAATCCACCCTTGCTGCAGAGAACAATATGCTTATTTCTCAGTTACAGGTTGCAACTGAGAATCTGGAGAAACTTTTAAAGAAGAATAACGTTCTGGAGAATTCCCTTTTTGATGCAAATTCCAAACTTGAAGGATTGAGGGTAAAATTAAGTAACTTAGAAAATTCATGTTTGTTGCTTGGTGATGAGAAGTCTGGCCTGATAACACAGACAGAAGGTTTGTTTGCTCAGTTGGATGTCAGTCAGAAAAGATTTGAAGATTTAGAAAAAAGATATCGCGGATTAGAAGAAAAGTATGTGAGTCTGGAGAAAGAGCGAGAATTAACATTTTGTGAAGTAGAAGAGCTACAAAAGTCACTAGAAGCTGAAAAGCAAGAACATGCTAGCTTTGCACGGTCCCAAGTGACTGCTTTGGAAGCTCAAATCCATTTTCTACAAGTGGAAAGTCTATGCAGGAAGAAAGAATATGAAGAGGAACTGGACAAGTCCGTGACTGCTCAGGTAGAAATTTTCATCTTGCAGAAATGCGCACAGGATCTGGAAGAAAAGAATTTGTCCTTGTCACTTGAGTGCAGGAAACTCTCGGAAGCCTCCATGTTATCAGAAAAACTTATCTCTGAATTGGAGCTTGGAAATTCCGAAAAGCAGATGGACATAAAATCTTTATTTGATCAAATTACCATATTGAGGACAGGGCTTTATGAGATGTTGAGGACTCTTGAGGTTGATGCTGTACATGGTCATGATGATACGATCGAACAAGACCAATCAGTTCTTAGCTGCGTATTTGGAAGACTTCGAGAGAAGCAGCATTCAATTCTAAAGTCTCTGGACGAAAATCAACAATTTTTTATTGAGAATTCAGTTCTTATTGCAATTCTTGGGCAACTGAAACTAGAGGCAGAAGATCTTGCTAAAGAGAAGAATTCACTGCACCAGGAGTTGAAGGTTTGGTCTGAGAAATTTTCAGAGCTTCAGAGAAGAGCTGGAAAACTTGTGGATATGAATGAAGAACTGAAATCAAAAGTGATAAAGGGAGGCCAAAGAGAAGAAGTTTTGCAGACTGAAATAGGAAGTGTTCGTAGACAACTGTTAGTTTTGCAAAGGGAACATCAGAGCTCATTGGAGGACAACCGTAAGGTGGTAGATGAGAGAAAGTCTTTGATGAAGGAAGTTTTAGACTTGGGCAAGGAGAAACATAATCTAGAAGATGAAAACGATGCTGTCTTTGCAGAAGCAATATCTCAAAGTAACATCACTCTTATTTTAAAGGATATTATTGTTGATAATTTTGAGGAAATAAAGCATCTCACTGACAATTTAGATAAACTCAAATGTGCCAATGATGATCTTCATGGAAAACTGAGGATAATGGAGAGGAAGTTTGAAGATATGCAAATGGAAAACTCACATCTCAAAGATTCAATGAGAAACTTGGAGAATGAACTGGTTTCAGTTAGATCTGTTGGTGATCGGTTAAATGATGAAGTTTCAAAGGGAAAGGATTTGTTGGGCCAGAAAGAGATTGTGCTTTTGGAAGCTGAACGAATGCTCAGTTCAAGTCAAGAGGAGAGAGCCCAATTGCATGAAGTTATAGAGGAGCTGAAGACTAAATATGAGGAGGTCAAGTTGATAGGTGAAGATCAAAAGAAGCAAATTCTGAAACTATCTGGAGAGTATGATCATCGAAGTAAGGAAACTGAAAGCATTCGTCAGGGTAATCAGAAACTCGAGGTTGAATTGTCCAGATTGAAAGAGGAACTTGAAGAAACGAAAAACAGGGAGGATAGTTTGAGTGTTGAGCTACAAAAGGGAAGAAGTGAGGTTGAACGATGGGAATGTCAGGCTGCTGCACTGATGGGTGAGTTACAGATGTCTGCAGTCCGTGCAGCATTGCTTGAAGagacaactcatgagttcagcaAGGAATGCGAAGCCCTTGAAAGTAGAAGTATTTCCAAAGCTATGGAGGTAGAAGAGCTGGAAAAAAGGGCTAGAATCTTGGAACGTGAGAATGGAGAACTTAAAGCTCAGTTAGCAGCATATGTTCCAGCTGTTGTTTCTCTCATGGACAGTGTGACATCGTTGGGGAGTCGAACTCGCTTGTCTCCAGAATTTCCCACAGATCATAATGACGAAGTAATG GATGCCGATCTGACAACTGAATTGCATGACGAAAACTGTCAACAAACAGGTAAAGATCAAATTGCATCGGTTCCAGATGGTTTTCCTGACTTGCAAGGTATCCATAGGAGAATTAAATCTATTGAAAAAGCAGTGCTGGAAATGCAAAAGCTTGCGTCGACGGAAAACTTAAATCTCAATTCCAAACTTGAGACTGCTATGAGACAGATTGAAGAATTAAGATTTAGAAGCAACTCACGTCGAGAACGAGTTAGAGCAAAGAGGCACGTAAATGCTAGACAAGACGGGGGGAAACTTGGCCATGGACTCGGTAGCAATGTCAAAATTCAGAGACAAACACCTGAAATTTCTGAAGAGGACAATGAGATGATGACAAAAGACATTATGCTTGATCAGACATCTGAGTGTTCATCCTATGGGTTAAGCAGGAGAGAAACTGCAGATCTTGATAATCAGATGCTTGAGTTGTGGGAAACCACTGACCAAGATGTTAACATCGCCTTGAAAGTTGGCAGGGCTCAGAAGATGGTCACTGCTCCAACTGGCAACCAACGAATTGGTGCTGCAAAGGCACACAAGGGCAAAAGTCTTTCTACAGAATCTCTTGTGAAGGAGTTAGGTGTTGATAGAGAGAGCTCTAAGAGATTTACAGAGCCTTACCAAGAAGGAAGCAAGAGGAAGATTATAGAAAGACTTGATTCTGATGCACAAAAGTTGGCTAACCTTCAAATAACTGTGCAGGATCTGAAGAGGAAAGTGGATATAACCGAGGCAGGAAAAATGGTGATAGGAATAGAATATGGTACGGTAAAACAGCAGCTAGAAGAAGCTGAGGAAGCCATCATGCAGCTATTTGATGTCAATCGCAAACTGATGACACACGTTGAAGATCGTTCTCGGTCTCTAGATGGGAAACCTGCATTAGAATCTGATGAGAGTGGTTCCTTTAGGAGGCGGAGAGTATCAGAACAAGTTCGAAGAGGGTCTGAAAAAATAGTGCGGTTGCAATTGGAGGTGCAGAAAATACAGTTCATGTTACTGAAACTTGACGAAAAAGAAAGCAAAGGACGAACCAGGATCATGGAGCGCAAAACAAGAGTTGTATTGCGGGACTATCTTTATGGCGGGATAAGAAAGAACCACAAGAGGAAGAAAGCAACCTTTTGTGCATGTGCTAAACCCCCAACGAAAGGAGATTGA